In Streptomyces sp. NBC_01551, one DNA window encodes the following:
- a CDS encoding asparagine synthase-related protein, translated as MRWLVGWSSIAASFGTAGRVSGQGGYGNGTGSGSGNGSGNGNGHRREREYGHPYSAPAYGAQGGYGAQGPQGHPPYGASPHGGLADADHPDDLSPDAERTVHPVGAQLLWGDPDPLWAVGDWRPDEIRAVTADPADPFTRLAVLGCCGATDAELRRALYAARGGALRHLTEWSGSYTAVVQAGRRITVLGDLAGARPVFYTPWAGGTAYATAALPLADLIEAQLDIGHLAALLACPDSPEALGDGTPYVGVRRIPPGHTLILREGSREITGYEPVASLAVAAPEADPQRAVEGVREALVDAVRARLTAPRHAPDMPAPDPGPVPGMGPADRRAARGAPAPVPGVGADLSGGSASATLALLAAGLPGAPGTVLKQAGERLLAVTFNDLATPQGREAELERAHALASNPRLHHVVVAAAEEALPYAELDGPLTDEPGPSLVFAARERRRLAAGSADHFVGHGARQVLDAHPARMADLLMDRRRRHLLRPVAALARATPGDSLLVPFSVYSAARRLARTPYRAGMEAAAARLRDGSGAGGAPDVSTPADASLAALTWSRPGPAAGWLTGEALAEVSIRLSAAAGRPPLSLRPGEARARAVLSRHAADHRVFEQAVEVRSQRLHAPFLDNQVLRAARALPESLRVQPGARAAILRSVLSSAGVRDLPPGWGATTHAPNETATRLGLRAALEDLLALFAAPLLADAGLIEARVVQQALLDAADGHPVPLDGLAELVSMELWLRRLLARRGTCWTGTTTPRRRAVPTGIPLRRPALS; from the coding sequence GTGCGCTGGTTGGTGGGCTGGAGCAGTATCGCCGCGAGCTTCGGCACGGCGGGACGGGTCTCCGGCCAGGGCGGATACGGGAACGGGACCGGCAGCGGGTCAGGCAACGGGTCAGGCAACGGCAACGGGCACCGCCGCGAGCGCGAGTACGGGCACCCGTACAGCGCCCCCGCGTACGGCGCGCAGGGCGGGTACGGCGCGCAGGGCCCGCAGGGGCATCCCCCGTACGGAGCCTCCCCGCACGGCGGCCTCGCGGACGCCGACCACCCCGACGACCTCTCCCCCGACGCCGAACGCACCGTCCACCCCGTCGGCGCCCAACTCCTGTGGGGCGACCCCGACCCCCTGTGGGCCGTCGGAGACTGGCGCCCCGACGAGATCCGCGCCGTCACGGCCGACCCCGCCGACCCCTTCACCCGCCTCGCCGTCCTCGGCTGCTGCGGCGCCACCGACGCCGAGCTGCGCCGCGCCCTGTACGCCGCCCGCGGCGGGGCCCTGCGCCACCTCACCGAGTGGTCCGGCAGCTACACCGCCGTCGTCCAGGCCGGCCGCCGCATCACCGTCCTCGGCGACCTCGCCGGCGCCCGGCCCGTCTTCTACACCCCCTGGGCGGGCGGCACCGCGTACGCCACCGCCGCCCTCCCCCTCGCCGACCTCATCGAGGCCCAGCTCGACATCGGCCACCTCGCGGCCCTGCTGGCCTGCCCCGACAGCCCGGAGGCACTGGGCGACGGCACACCGTACGTCGGCGTCCGCCGCATCCCGCCCGGGCACACGCTGATCCTGCGCGAGGGCTCGCGGGAGATCACCGGGTACGAGCCGGTGGCCTCGCTCGCGGTGGCCGCGCCCGAGGCCGATCCGCAGCGCGCGGTGGAGGGCGTACGGGAAGCACTGGTGGACGCGGTGCGCGCCCGGCTCACGGCACCCCGGCATGCTCCCGACATGCCGGCGCCCGATCCCGGACCGGTGCCCGGAATGGGCCCCGCCGACCGGCGCGCGGCCCGGGGCGCCCCGGCGCCCGTCCCCGGTGTGGGCGCCGACCTCTCCGGCGGCAGCGCCTCCGCGACGCTCGCCCTGCTCGCCGCCGGACTGCCGGGGGCGCCGGGCACGGTGCTCAAGCAGGCCGGGGAACGCCTGCTGGCCGTCACCTTCAACGACCTCGCCACCCCGCAGGGCCGCGAGGCCGAACTGGAACGCGCCCACGCCCTCGCCTCCAACCCGCGCCTGCACCACGTCGTGGTGGCCGCCGCCGAGGAAGCCCTCCCGTACGCCGAGCTCGACGGCCCGCTCACCGACGAACCCGGGCCCTCGCTCGTCTTCGCCGCCCGCGAGCGGCGCCGGCTCGCCGCCGGCTCGGCCGACCACTTCGTCGGCCACGGCGCCCGCCAGGTCCTGGACGCCCACCCGGCCCGGATGGCCGACCTCCTGATGGACCGCCGCAGACGCCACCTGCTGCGCCCGGTCGCAGCCCTGGCCCGCGCGACGCCCGGGGACTCCCTGCTGGTCCCGTTCTCCGTCTACTCGGCGGCCCGCCGGCTCGCCCGTACGCCGTACCGCGCGGGCATGGAGGCCGCGGCGGCCCGGCTCCGCGACGGCTCCGGAGCGGGCGGCGCCCCGGACGTCTCGACCCCGGCCGACGCCTCGCTCGCGGCGCTGACCTGGTCCCGGCCCGGGCCGGCGGCCGGCTGGCTGACCGGGGAAGCACTGGCGGAAGTATCGATCCGCCTTTCGGCCGCCGCGGGGCGGCCCCCGCTGTCCCTGCGGCCGGGAGAGGCGCGGGCCCGCGCCGTCCTGAGCCGGCACGCCGCCGACCACCGGGTCTTCGAACAGGCCGTCGAGGTCCGCAGCCAGCGCCTGCACGCCCCGTTCCTGGACAACCAGGTCCTACGGGCGGCCCGCGCGCTCCCCGAGTCCCTGCGGGTCCAGCCCGGGGCGCGGGCCGCGATCCTGCGCAGCGTGCTGTCCTCGGCGGGCGTCCGCGACCTCCCGCCGGGCTGGGGCGCGACGACCCACGCCCCGAACGAGACGGCGACCCGGCTGGGTCTGCGGGCGGCCCTGGAGGACCTGCTGGCGCTGTTCGCCGCCCCGCTGCTGGCGGACGCGGGGCTGATCGAGGCCCGCGTCGTCCAGCAGGCGCTGCTCGACGCGGCGGACGGGCACCCGGTCCCGCTGGACGGCCTCGCCGAACTCGTCTCGATGGAGCTGTGGCTGCGCCGCCTCCTGGCCCGCCGGGGCACCTGCTGGACGGGCACCACCACCCCCCGCCGCCGCGCGGTCCCCACCGGCATCCCCCTCCGCCGCCCGGCCCTGTCCTGA
- a CDS encoding sporulation protein produces the protein MSRELREPNEKLGAVLALAGISNAGLARRVNDLGAQRGLTLRYDKTSVARWVSKGMVPQGAAPHLIAAAIGAKLGRPVPLHEIGLADADPAPEVGLSFPRDVGAAVRSATDLYRLDLAGRRGGGGIWQSLAGSFAVSAYATPASRWLISPADSSVAREPGSGSARAASAPGTPPEGLGAGPPSTVVPAQPVTETPHAPGEQALVPAAVVPVAAVPAAPAPAAVTPSDLTPQRVGHSDVTKLREAAEDARRWDSKYGGGDWRSSMVPECLRVDAAPLLLGSYSDEVGRALFGATAELTRLAGWMAFDTGQQEAAQRYYIQALRLARAAADVPLGGYVLASMSLQATYRDFPDEGVDLAQAAVERNRGLATARTMSFFRLVEARAHAKAGDSAAAGAALRAAEGWLERAREGDADPTWLGFYSYDRFAADAAECYRDLKLPRQVRRFTEQALSRPTEEYARSHGLRLVVSAVAELESGNLDAACAAGTRAVEVAGRISSARTNEYVRDLLHRLEPYGDEPRVAELRERARPLLVAPA, from the coding sequence ATGTCCAGGGAGCTCCGCGAGCCCAACGAGAAGCTCGGCGCCGTCCTCGCCCTGGCGGGCATCAGCAACGCCGGGCTGGCCCGGCGGGTCAACGACCTCGGCGCGCAGCGCGGCCTGACGCTTCGGTACGACAAGACGTCGGTGGCCCGGTGGGTGTCGAAGGGGATGGTGCCGCAGGGCGCCGCCCCGCATCTGATCGCCGCCGCCATCGGGGCGAAGCTGGGGCGGCCGGTGCCGCTGCACGAGATCGGTCTGGCGGACGCGGATCCGGCGCCCGAGGTGGGTCTGTCCTTCCCCCGCGACGTGGGCGCGGCGGTGCGCTCGGCCACCGATCTGTACCGCCTCGACCTCGCGGGCCGGCGCGGTGGTGGCGGTATCTGGCAGTCGCTGGCGGGCTCCTTCGCCGTGTCGGCGTACGCGACTCCGGCCTCGCGCTGGCTGATATCGCCGGCCGACAGCTCGGTGGCGCGCGAACCGGGCTCCGGCTCCGCGCGGGCGGCCTCGGCTCCCGGAACCCCGCCGGAAGGCCTGGGCGCGGGGCCGCCGTCCACGGTTGTGCCCGCGCAGCCGGTGACCGAAACTCCGCACGCGCCGGGTGAGCAGGCACTCGTACCGGCGGCCGTCGTACCGGTGGCCGCCGTGCCGGCGGCGCCCGCACCGGCCGCCGTCACGCCCTCGGACCTGACCCCGCAGCGGGTCGGGCACAGCGATGTGACGAAGCTGCGCGAGGCCGCCGAGGACGCGCGCCGCTGGGACTCCAAGTACGGCGGCGGGGACTGGCGTTCGTCGATGGTGCCGGAATGCCTGCGGGTGGACGCGGCGCCGCTGCTGCTGGGCTCCTACTCGGACGAGGTGGGCCGGGCGCTGTTCGGGGCGACGGCCGAACTGACGCGGCTGGCGGGCTGGATGGCCTTCGACACCGGCCAGCAGGAGGCCGCGCAGCGCTACTACATCCAGGCGCTGCGCCTGGCCCGCGCGGCCGCCGACGTACCGCTCGGCGGGTACGTGCTGGCCTCGATGTCGCTCCAGGCGACGTACCGGGACTTCCCGGACGAGGGAGTGGACCTGGCGCAGGCGGCCGTCGAGCGCAACCGGGGGCTGGCGACGGCGCGCACCATGAGCTTCTTCCGTCTGGTGGAGGCCCGGGCGCACGCGAAGGCGGGCGATTCGGCGGCCGCCGGGGCCGCGCTGCGGGCGGCGGAGGGCTGGCTGGAGCGGGCGCGGGAGGGCGACGCGGATCCGACCTGGCTGGGTTTCTACTCGTACGACCGTTTCGCGGCGGATGCGGCGGAATGCTACCGGGATCTCAAACTGCCCCGGCAGGTGCGGCGGTTCACCGAGCAGGCGCTGTCGCGGCCGACGGAGGAGTACGCGCGCTCGCACGGGCTGCGCCTGGTGGTGAGCGCGGTCGCCGAGCTGGAGTCGGGCAATCTCGACGCGGCGTGCGCGGCCGGCACCCGGGCGGTGGAGGTCGCGGGGCGGATCTCGTCCGCGCGGACGAACGAGTACGTACGGGACCTGCTGCACCGGCTGGAACCGTACGGGGACGAGCCGCGGGTCGCGGAGCTGCGCGAGCGCGCGCGGCCGCTGCTCGTGGCGCCCGCGTAG
- the lhgO gene encoding L-2-hydroxyglutarate oxidase, giving the protein MQYAGVGGGSVGGGRGVDCDVLVIGGGIVGLSTAHALARLAPGTRVVVLEKEPGPARHQTGRNSGVIHSGIYYRPGSLKARFAVRGAAEMVKFCAEHGIAHEVTGKLIVATERAELPRLHALVQRGRENGIPVRELGPAQIAEYEPEVRGLAAIHVGSTGIVDYGRVAEQLAESSGAEIVYGGAADLISRRADRVAVRTTAGVVVRARVLVNCAGLQCDRVARLAGDDPGMRIVPFRGEYYDLARPSLVRGLVYPVPDPAFPFLGVHLTRGIGGGVHVGPNAVPALAREGYGWGVVRPRDVADELAWPGSWRMAARHWRYGAGEIHRSLSKAAFTEAVRRLLPAVTAADLVPAAAGVRAQAVLRDGTLVDDFLIRDAPRTVHVLNAPSPAATASLPIGREIASRALKVLRTS; this is encoded by the coding sequence GTGCAGTATGCAGGGGTGGGAGGTGGCAGCGTGGGCGGCGGGCGCGGCGTGGACTGCGATGTGCTGGTGATCGGCGGCGGGATCGTCGGTCTGTCGACGGCGCATGCCCTCGCGCGGCTCGCCCCGGGGACGCGGGTCGTGGTCCTGGAGAAGGAACCCGGCCCGGCCCGGCACCAGACGGGCCGCAACAGCGGCGTGATCCACAGCGGCATCTACTACCGGCCGGGCTCGCTGAAGGCGCGGTTCGCGGTGCGCGGGGCCGCCGAGATGGTCAAGTTCTGCGCGGAGCACGGCATCGCCCACGAGGTGACGGGCAAGCTGATCGTCGCCACCGAGCGGGCCGAGCTGCCGCGGCTGCACGCGCTGGTCCAGCGGGGGCGGGAGAACGGCATTCCGGTGCGCGAGCTGGGCCCGGCGCAGATCGCGGAGTACGAGCCGGAGGTGCGCGGGCTGGCGGCGATCCACGTCGGCTCGACCGGCATCGTGGACTACGGGCGGGTCGCCGAGCAGCTGGCGGAGTCCTCCGGCGCGGAGATCGTCTACGGCGGCGCGGCGGACCTGATCTCGCGGCGCGCGGACCGGGTCGCGGTGCGCACCACCGCCGGGGTGGTCGTGCGCGCGCGGGTCCTGGTGAACTGCGCGGGCCTGCAGTGCGACCGGGTCGCGCGGCTGGCCGGGGACGACCCCGGGATGCGGATCGTTCCGTTCCGCGGCGAGTACTACGACCTGGCACGGCCGTCGCTGGTGCGGGGGCTGGTCTACCCGGTGCCGGATCCGGCGTTCCCCTTCCTCGGGGTCCATCTGACCCGGGGGATCGGCGGCGGGGTCCATGTCGGCCCGAACGCGGTGCCGGCGCTGGCGCGGGAGGGGTACGGCTGGGGGGTCGTCCGCCCGCGGGACGTCGCGGACGAGCTGGCCTGGCCGGGATCCTGGCGGATGGCCGCGCGGCACTGGCGGTACGGGGCGGGGGAGATCCACCGCTCGCTGTCGAAGGCGGCCTTCACCGAGGCGGTACGGCGGCTGCTGCCGGCCGTGACGGCGGCGGACCTGGTCCCGGCGGCGGCCGGGGTCCGCGCGCAGGCCGTCCTGCGGGACGGGACGCTGGTGGACGACTTCCTGATCCGGGACGCGCCGCGCACGGTCCACGTACTGAACGCCCCCTCGCCGGCGGCGACCGCGTCACTCCCGATCGGCCGCGAAATCGCGAGCCGCGCCCTCAAGGTCCTACGCACCTCCTAA
- the trmB gene encoding tRNA (guanosine(46)-N7)-methyltransferase TrmB: protein MSESLNPQPSVPAANSYVPPKWRTEPRFPEGPSPDPAGSHHERRIRSFQPRRSRVTTGQGEALKRHWGTWGLDIDGHRVLDLKEMFEGLPVVLEIGFGMGEATAQMAADDPTTGILAADVHTPGQGNLLALAERGGLTNIRVANGDAIILLREMLPPDALAGMRVYFPDPWPKARHHKRRLIQPEFLTLAATRIAPGGLLHCATDWEPYAEQMLEVLTAHPDFENTQADGGYSPRPDFRPLTRFEGQGLDKGHVVHDLLFRRVANTEN from the coding sequence GTGTCTGAGTCCCTGAATCCCCAGCCCAGCGTCCCGGCGGCGAACTCCTACGTCCCCCCGAAGTGGCGGACCGAGCCCCGGTTCCCCGAAGGCCCGTCGCCCGACCCGGCCGGCTCGCACCACGAGCGCCGGATCCGCAGCTTCCAGCCGCGCCGCAGCCGTGTGACCACCGGCCAGGGCGAGGCCCTGAAGCGGCACTGGGGCACCTGGGGCCTGGACATCGACGGGCACCGGGTCCTCGACCTCAAGGAGATGTTCGAGGGGCTCCCCGTCGTCCTGGAAATCGGCTTCGGCATGGGCGAGGCGACCGCCCAGATGGCCGCCGACGACCCCACGACCGGAATCCTCGCCGCCGACGTGCACACCCCCGGCCAGGGCAACCTGCTCGCCCTCGCCGAGCGGGGCGGGCTCACCAACATCCGCGTCGCGAACGGCGACGCGATCATCCTGCTGCGCGAGATGCTGCCGCCGGACGCGCTCGCGGGGATGCGCGTGTACTTCCCGGACCCGTGGCCCAAGGCCCGTCACCACAAGCGGCGGCTGATCCAGCCCGAGTTCCTGACCCTGGCCGCGACCCGGATCGCGCCCGGCGGCTTGCTGCACTGCGCGACCGACTGGGAGCCGTACGCCGAGCAGATGCTCGAAGTTCTCACCGCGCACCCCGACTTCGAGAACACCCAGGCCGACGGCGGCTACTCGCCCCGCCCCGACTTCCGGCCGCTCACCCGGTTCGAGGGCCAGGGCCTCGACAAGGGCCACGTCGTACACGACTTGCTCTTCCGGCGCGTGGCGAACACCGAGAACTGA
- a CDS encoding PrsW family intramembrane metalloprotease, with protein MLRALSSVLARPSGAVRTCVLVTLLAVLTLSGLAILELVREQTGTPGFFVGLGLAVLPVPPLLAAFGWVGRAAPRPRAELLFCFGWGAGTAALIAILANSFATEWIARATADASAADRLGSVAIAPVVEELAKAAAVLLVFVFRRRQSTGPADGLVAAGITATGFAFTENILYLGNAYGEDLASGTGVLESMTAATFFVRVMVSPFAHPLFTVLTGLGFGAAALGAGRARRIGLPLLGLALAMGTHALWNSSSRFGEYGFYVVYGSVMVPVFGALLLLAVRMRRRRLRAVAAELAVYASAGWLGPAEVPALASMPARSLACALARHSGGRAAGRAVSRYAADAAALALLRRRARRGGAAWQPEFARREQELLEGLWMLRATAGPALSRAAVLEELLPPRAAEDPAWWPDLTRAPAPGTGPAAAGPTPAGPTTLAPTTADSTATTLSSTTLGATTLGATGPSPGPVGAVAVVPASRRSGPSRSAMPAGPSSSRPCVLPGGDGLR; from the coding sequence GTGCTCCGAGCGCTGTCTTCCGTGCTCGCACGCCCGTCGGGCGCGGTCCGTACGTGCGTGCTCGTCACGCTGCTCGCCGTCCTGACGCTGTCGGGGCTGGCGATCTTGGAGCTGGTGCGGGAGCAGACGGGCACGCCCGGGTTCTTCGTCGGCCTGGGCCTGGCCGTGCTGCCGGTGCCGCCGCTGCTCGCGGCGTTCGGATGGGTGGGCCGGGCCGCGCCCCGGCCCCGCGCGGAGCTGCTGTTCTGCTTCGGCTGGGGCGCCGGTACGGCCGCGCTGATCGCCATACTGGCCAACAGCTTCGCCACCGAGTGGATAGCCAGGGCCACCGCCGACGCCTCGGCCGCGGACCGGCTCGGGTCGGTGGCGATCGCCCCGGTGGTCGAGGAGCTCGCCAAGGCGGCGGCCGTGCTGCTGGTGTTCGTGTTCCGAAGACGGCAGTCCACCGGCCCCGCCGACGGTCTGGTGGCGGCCGGAATCACCGCGACCGGCTTCGCCTTCACCGAGAACATCCTCTACCTCGGCAATGCCTACGGGGAGGACCTGGCCAGCGGTACCGGCGTGCTGGAGTCGATGACGGCCGCGACCTTCTTCGTCCGGGTCATGGTGTCGCCGTTCGCGCACCCGCTCTTCACCGTGCTCACCGGGCTCGGCTTCGGGGCCGCCGCGCTCGGGGCCGGCCGGGCCCGCCGGATCGGGCTGCCGCTGCTGGGCCTGGCGCTGGCCATGGGGACGCACGCGCTGTGGAACAGCTCCTCGCGGTTCGGGGAGTACGGGTTCTACGTGGTGTACGGCTCCGTGATGGTCCCGGTGTTCGGGGCGCTGCTGTTGCTCGCGGTGCGGATGCGGCGTCGCCGGCTGCGGGCGGTCGCCGCCGAGCTGGCGGTGTACGCCTCGGCGGGCTGGCTCGGTCCGGCCGAGGTTCCGGCGCTGGCGTCGATGCCGGCCCGGTCGCTGGCCTGCGCCCTGGCCCGGCACAGCGGAGGCCGGGCGGCGGGGCGGGCGGTGTCCCGGTACGCGGCGGACGCGGCCGCGCTGGCGCTGCTGCGCCGGCGGGCCAGGCGGGGCGGGGCGGCGTGGCAGCCCGAGTTCGCGCGCCGGGAGCAGGAGTTACTGGAGGGGCTGTGGATGCTCCGGGCGACCGCGGGGCCCGCGCTGTCCCGGGCGGCGGTCCTGGAGGAGCTGCTCCCGCCGCGCGCCGCCGAAGACCCGGCCTGGTGGCCCGACCTCACCCGGGCGCCCGCCCCGGGAACCGGACCGGCGGCGGCCGGCCCGACGCCAGCCGGCCCGACAACCCTCGCCCCGACGACAGCCGACTCGACCGCGACCACCCTGAGCTCAACCACCCTGGGCGCGACCACCCTGGGCGCGACCGGCCCGTCGCCGGGCCCGGTCGGCGCGGTGGCCGTCGTACCGGCCTCTAGACGTTCAGGCCCTTCGAGGTCAGCCATGCCAGCGGGTCCATCGTCGAGCCGCCCTTGCGTACTTCCAGGTGGAGATGGGCTCCGGTGA
- a CDS encoding M23 family metallopeptidase yields the protein MDIQDQPTAGAWGEWNPTEDSVRPVRGKHRVAKQRGGLARSSTVLGVGVIAAVGAGGIATAQDRPQVAISMPSLPDLPGGFGDTDHGAGGADGAGGASGAEASGGSGSHSGAPAARTGVLAAQQTQSGSGAGEVLLNRILQQAESQQDAAVAQDRAAAELAAKEAAAKEAKEQAEVARQAADKQAEDARKAAEKAAAEAKAEADAAAAQAKEAKASGGFSLPTSAYTLTSHYGDSGSMWSSGHHTGLDFAAPTGTPVKAVGKGKITSAGWSGAYGYRIVLQLDDGTEIWYCHLSSMSVTSGAVGAGDTIGRVGATGNVTGAHLHLEVRKGGSTMDPLAWLTSKGLNV from the coding sequence ATGGACATCCAGGATCAGCCCACCGCGGGTGCCTGGGGCGAGTGGAACCCCACCGAGGACTCGGTCCGGCCGGTGAGAGGCAAGCACCGAGTGGCCAAGCAGCGCGGGGGACTTGCCCGCAGCTCCACCGTGCTGGGCGTCGGCGTCATCGCGGCGGTCGGAGCGGGTGGCATCGCCACCGCGCAGGACCGCCCCCAAGTCGCCATATCCATGCCGTCGTTGCCCGACCTGCCCGGCGGCTTCGGCGACACGGATCACGGTGCGGGCGGTGCGGATGGTGCGGGCGGCGCGTCCGGTGCGGAGGCCTCCGGTGGCTCCGGTTCCCACTCCGGAGCCCCCGCCGCGCGGACCGGGGTCCTCGCGGCGCAGCAGACGCAGTCGGGTTCCGGCGCCGGCGAGGTGCTGCTGAACCGGATCCTCCAGCAGGCCGAGTCACAGCAGGACGCGGCGGTCGCGCAGGACCGCGCGGCGGCCGAGCTGGCGGCCAAGGAGGCCGCCGCCAAGGAGGCCAAGGAGCAGGCGGAAGTCGCCCGTCAGGCCGCCGACAAGCAGGCCGAGGACGCCCGCAAGGCCGCGGAGAAGGCGGCCGCCGAAGCCAAGGCCGAGGCGGACGCGGCCGCGGCACAGGCCAAGGAGGCGAAGGCGTCCGGCGGATTCTCCCTGCCGACCTCCGCCTACACCCTCACCTCGCACTACGGCGACTCCGGCTCCATGTGGTCCTCCGGCCACCACACCGGCCTCGACTTCGCCGCCCCGACCGGCACCCCGGTCAAGGCCGTGGGGAAGGGGAAGATCACCTCGGCCGGCTGGTCCGGCGCGTACGGCTACCGGATCGTGCTCCAGCTCGATGACGGCACGGAGATCTGGTACTGCCACCTGTCCTCGATGTCGGTGACCTCCGGCGCGGTCGGCGCGGGCGACACCATCGGCCGCGTCGGCGCCACCGGCAACGTCACCGGAGCCCATCTCCACCTGGAAGTACGCAAGGGCGGCTCGACGATGGACCCGCTGGCATGGCTGACCTCGAAGGGCCTGAACGTCTAG
- a CDS encoding PP2C family protein-serine/threonine phosphatase — translation MPLALIVLGFFFDLLTPPNFTGSPFFTAAPLIAASVFSLWATALAGALSSLAVVVLHLANSTFWKVEALTELATVITVSGLAILINRVVRRSGERLASARGIAEAAQRAVLPKPAERIGGLHVSARYEAAQADAFIGGDLYAVQDTPYGVRLAVGDVRGKGLGAVEAVAVVLGAFREAAETEPTLEGVAQRLERALAREGSRRDSLDAFEGFTTCVLGEIPPEGGALRLVNRGHPEPLLLSADGSLAVLAPAEPALPLGMGELAMWPDRAEQWPFPEGTTLLLYTDGLTEARDRAGEFYDPAVRLRGSVFSGPDALLSALSTDVRRHTGGGATDDMALLAVGRPGERQPERRRTVPVVRREGA, via the coding sequence ATGCCCCTCGCGCTGATCGTGCTCGGGTTCTTCTTCGACCTGCTGACCCCGCCCAACTTCACCGGGTCCCCCTTCTTCACCGCGGCCCCGCTGATCGCCGCCTCGGTGTTCTCGCTGTGGGCGACCGCCCTGGCCGGAGCCCTGTCCTCGCTCGCCGTGGTCGTGCTGCACCTTGCCAACAGCACGTTCTGGAAGGTGGAGGCGCTGACCGAGCTGGCCACCGTCATCACCGTGTCCGGGCTTGCCATCCTGATCAACCGGGTCGTACGACGCAGCGGCGAGCGGCTCGCCTCGGCGCGCGGCATCGCCGAGGCCGCCCAGCGGGCCGTGCTGCCCAAGCCCGCCGAGCGCATCGGGGGCCTGCACGTCTCCGCGCGGTACGAGGCCGCCCAGGCGGACGCGTTCATCGGCGGGGACCTGTACGCCGTCCAGGACACCCCGTACGGGGTGCGGCTGGCGGTCGGGGACGTCCGGGGCAAGGGGCTGGGCGCCGTGGAGGCCGTCGCGGTGGTCCTGGGCGCCTTCCGGGAGGCGGCGGAGACCGAGCCGACCCTGGAGGGCGTCGCGCAGCGGCTGGAGCGGGCGCTGGCCCGGGAGGGCAGCAGGCGCGACAGCCTGGACGCGTTCGAGGGGTTCACGACCTGCGTGCTCGGGGAGATCCCGCCCGAGGGCGGGGCGCTGCGCCTGGTGAACCGGGGGCACCCCGAGCCGCTGCTGCTGTCCGCCGACGGGAGCCTGGCGGTGCTCGCCCCGGCGGAACCGGCGCTGCCGCTGGGCATGGGGGAGCTGGCGATGTGGCCGGACCGGGCCGAGCAGTGGCCCTTCCCCGAAGGCACCACCCTGCTCCTCTACACCGACGGGCTGACCGAGGCCCGGGACCGGGCGGGGGAGTTCTACGATCCGGCGGTCCGGCTGCGCGGCAGCGTCTTCTCCGGGCCGGACGCGCTGCTCAGCGCGCTCAGCACCGATGTGCGCCGGCATACGGGCGGCGGGGCGACGGATGACATGGCCCTGCTCGCGGTCGGCCGGCCGGGGGAGCGCCAGCCGGAGCGGCGGCGGACCGTACCGGTGGTGCGGCGCGAGGGCGCGTAA